A genome region from Macaca fascicularis isolate 582-1 chromosome 3, T2T-MFA8v1.1 includes the following:
- the FERD3L gene encoding fer3-like protein, which produces MAAYPESCVDATVLDFVADLSLASPGRPLLCDFAPGVSFGDPALPLREGRPRRMARFEEGDPEEEECEVDQGDGEEEEEEERERGVSLLGRPKRKRVITYAQRQAANIRERKRMFNLNEAFDQLRRKVPTFAYEKRLSRIETLRLAIVYISFMTELLESCEKKESG; this is translated from the coding sequence ATGGCGGCCTATCCAGAGAGCTGCGTGGACGCTACGGTGCTGGACTTCGTCGCAGACCTGTCCCTGGCCTCCCCGGGACGCCCTCTCCTCTGCGACTTCGCACCCGGGGTCTCCTTTGGGGATCCAGCCCTTCCGCTCCGAGAAGGAAGACCCAGGAGGATGGCGCGGTTTGAAGAGGGGGACCCAGAAGAAGAGGAGTGCGAAGTGGACCAGGGGGacggagaagaggaggaggaagaggagcgcGAGAGAGGCGTCTCCCTATTAGGCCGCCCCAAGAGGAAAAGGGTGATCACCTACGCCCAGCGCCAGGCCGCCAACATCCGCGAAAGGAAGCGAATGTTCAACCTCAACGAGGCCTTTGACCAGCTGCGGAGGAAGGTGCCCACGTTTGCTTACGAGAAAAGGCTGTCCCGGATCGAGACCCTCCGCCTGGCCATCGTCTACATCTCCTTCATGACCGAGCTCTTggagagctgtgagaagaaggaaAGCGGCTGA